One Nicotiana tabacum cultivar K326 chromosome 23, ASM71507v2, whole genome shotgun sequence genomic window, AAAGCTACgtctagattagagaagaattgaaaagAGCATGATTTTAACTCTAATGTGGGGGGAGGATTTGTGTCTAGGACCGGAATATACCTAATCAACATGCTTAATTTAACAACATGATCTTAATGCATTCTTGATAGattgattccataggaatatatgcATTAATGtgttttgaataggcgagtagtaacTCTAGAGAATACTACGAGAGCAATTactcgattaattagcaaccataagTGAATTACATGAAAAAGAAGAGTTAAttagaatacaataggattggtgaatcgatcacaaccctgaaatttcATCTCTACTGAATTCTCAACAACCATTTAACTACTTGCTAAACTAGTTAATTATTACATTCTTTGCTTAGTTATAATCACACCATTCAACTTTGATTGACTCGGCTGAATAACAATTTGAGTTAATTTAGTGGGTAGTTAAacacaagtctctgtgggttcaaCATTCGACTTATCATTATTTTACTTGttgaccacgtatacttgtgtgtgcatttgggagcaacaCGTTTTTagcaccgttgccggggacttgaaTATTGACTACTTTACTAGATTTAACGTTTGTTGTTTATTTCGTCAAGTCTAATGTTTCTCATTAGTTGCTTTGCTTCGGGAACTTTGTTTGAATGCTAAGGGTCATGAGCCAAGATAGACTTCAAGGCTTTGACCAAGAAGTTTAGAAAACATTTCACAGGAGGTTGAGAGAAGTAGGGGACACAGATaatcttcaggcacttgttcaactacctatagaCATGGCATACGAGCAACATATGTCAGTTCAGTAGGTGGTGATGCCTAGCATTGCTAATGTCACCTCTagcaccatgaaatctagaatcACTAGGCACTTTGAGCTAAAGCAGAGCTTGATCCAACTGCTACATGCAAACGGGCAATTTATGGGTCTAGCAAATGAGGATCCACAATAACACATTATGAACttcttggagattagtgataTACATATCACTAATGGAGTCACTCTGGACTATGTGAAGctaacactattttctttctctctgtTAGGCAAAGCGAAAAGATGGTTGAAGGCGGAATAGACTAATTTTATTACATCATGAAATGATTTGGCTTGTAAATTTTTTGCATGGTTCTTCCCTTCAGGCAAAACTGCAAAGATAAGAAGTGAGATAGTCGCCTTTAAATAAAAGTCAAGCGAGTTCTTATATTCAGCTTGAGAGAGGTTCAAGGCGCTGCTTCGGGATTGTCCTCATCACAACCAAACTAAAGAAGTGTTGGATCATACCTTTATAGAAGGGCTACACCCTGAGACCAAGATTGTGGTAGATACTGCAACAGGaggtcaagtgttggagaaaagTTTTGATGAGATTTATGCATtgttgaacaaattctccaaagtAATCCTGATTGGCAAGGAGAGATGGGCAGACACACAGTCCATAATTTCGTAGGGGTCCTTGAGTTAGATGTTGTTTCTGCATTATCAGCGCAAGTtgccacattggccaaccaagtcAATAAGATGACCCTGGTTATCAATAAGCAACAAGCTCAACCAGTGCAGTAGGTTCAGACATTTTATGAAGCTTGTTGGGGAGGGACATACGAGCGATCAATGCCCAGCAAATCCAGATTCTGTATGTTTCGTGGGTAATGAAAATCGAAGCAAGGAAAATCAGTATGGGAACACCTACAATCCAAACTAGAAAAATCACCCAAACTTTTCTTGGGGTAGAAATCAAGGTACTCAAAATCCGTACAGGCCACAAGCTCCTCAACAGCAATATAAACCACCACAGGTTGAACAACCAACAAACTCAATGGTCCATATTGAGGAGATGCTAAATAAAATGATGGTTGACCATCAGGCCCAAGCGGCGCCCGCTCAGCAGCTATTTAGAATCTAGAGAGACAAATGGGGCAACTTGCCAGTGTCCAAAATACTCATCTAGTTGGGGCCCTTCCAAGTGACACTAAGGCAAATCCTAAGGCTAATGTTAATGTTGTATCTCTAAGGAATGTGAGAGAATTGGTAGAAGTCCCCTCCAAAAAGAGAAAACAAGTCACATTTGCTGAGAATCTGGTCAATGTGGAAGATAAGGTACTAGAAGAGACTGTAGTAGAAAGTCCAGCCAAAGAGGGGGTGTCAAAGTCTCCATCACCTGTAGTTGCTAAGCCACCACCCCCTTTCCCGCAGAGGTTACCGAAAGTGAAGGATAATGCAATGTACAAGAAGTTTCTTGAAATTTTGATGTAGGTGCAGATTAATATCATGTTGGTAGACATCTTGCAGGAAGTGCCCAACTATGCAAAATATATCAAAGACATAGTGGAAAATAAGAGAAGGTTAGTCAACTTCGAGACTGTGGCACTCACTGAAGAATATAGTTCAAGAATTCAAAGCAAGCTACCTCAAAAGTTGAAGTATCCATATAGTTTCACTATCCAAATTTTGATTGGTAACCACACAGTCGGGTGAGCCTTGTGTGATATTGGAGCGATCATCAATTTGATGATGTTATCTGTCTTCAGGTAGTTAGGGCTGGGTGAGCCGCGACCAACTACTATGATCTTGCAATTGGCTAATTGTTCCCTTGCTAGTCCAgaaggggtgattgaagatgAAATGGGATCTTTCATATTCCCTGTTAATTTTATTATCTTGGACTAAGAGCCTTATCAGGAAGTCCCATTTATTTTAGGGCGTCTATTCCTAGCCACGGGCCGAGCCATTATTGATGTTTGTGAAGGCAAAATGACAATGAGAGTTGGTGATCGAGTGGAGGTCTTCAATGTTTATAAAGAACTTAAACTTCTAGTCCATTATGAAGAATTATCCATGATTTCTGTGGTGGAAAATGATGTGACCTCAGTGATACCTTATATGAGCCCCACAGACCCCTTTGAACGAGCTTTAttaagggatgaagaagaagttGAAGACAAGTTGGTGGAAGAAATTGAGCAAGTCCTTAACATGGCTTGCAAGTATATTCATGGTCCTGGGAGATTCGAGGAGTTGGATCAACTAGTTACACTGACTCCTCCTAAATTGTCTgttgaaaaagctccaaaactgGAGCTCAAGCCTCTACGAGTGCACCTGTGCTATGCCTAATTGGGGAGTGCTGAAAATTTTCAAGTGATTATTTCATCCATCTTGACCAATTTGCAAGAAGAAAAGCTGCTAAGGATGATTCGTGAGCACAAAAGAGCCATTGGGTGGACAATTGCTGATATTAAGGGAATCAGCCcttcattttgcatgcataaattTTTTTATGGAAGATGGAAACCATCACAATATTGAGCAACAAAGGAGGTTGTATCCCATTATAAAGGAGGTCATAAAGAAGGAAGTAATTAAATGGCTTGATGCATGTATCATCTTCCCTATTTCTGATAGCAATTGGGTAATCCCAGTGCAATGTGTGCCTAAATCGGTGGGgtgattgttttataaaataagaaaaatgagctAATTTTTACTCGCACCGTGACGGGGTGGAGAGTCTGCATTGACTATAGAAGGCTCAACAAAGCAACTCGCACGGATCACTTCCCACTTCCATGCATTGACCAGATGTTAGACAGGTTGGATGGGCATGAGTACTATTACTTCCTCAATAGTTATTAGGGGTACAATTAGATTGTTATAGCCCCAAGGGATTAGGATAAAATGACCTTTATATGCCCTTATGGCACTTTTGCTTTTAAGCCAATGCCATTCGGTCTTTATAATGCACTGACCACTCTTtagaggtgcatgatggccattttcatCGATATGGTGAAAAACTTTATAGAAATTTTCATGAATGACTTTTCAGTCTTTGGGTCTTCTTATGACGATTGTTTGAAAATTTTGGCCAAAGTCTTGACacgatgtgaagaaacaaatttagtactgaattgggagaagtgtcacttcatggtgCAAGAGGGCATCGTTTTGGGTCATAGAGTCTCGAAGAGCggcattgaagttgataaggcaaaGGTGGAGGCAGTTGCAAAATTACCTCCACCCATATCTGTGAAGGgtgtccggagtttcttgggacacgAGTTTTTTATAGACGCTTTAttaaagatttttctaaaattgctACTCCTCTGTGCAAGTTGCTCGAAAAGGACGTGAGATTCAAATTTGATGAGGCATTTTAGAAGGCATTTGATGAACTTAAGAAGTAATTGGTGGATGCACCAATTATTGTGGCACCAGATTGGTCCTTGCCATTTGAGCTTATGTGTGATGCAAGTAACTATGCTATTGGGGCAGTGCTAGACCAGAGGAAGCTCAAGATGTTTTACTCCATATGCTATGCGAGTAAGACTCTTGATGATGCACAAATGAATTACACCACCATTGATAAGGATCTATTGGCAGTTGTGTGGGTATTTGAGAAATTTCAGGCCTACTTAGTGGGAACAAAAGTCAtagtccacacggatcatgcgacaATCATGTATTTATTTTCGAAGAAAAAAATCCAAAGCTAGATTGATGCGCTGGGTTTTATTGTTGCAGAAATTTGACATAAAAATACGAGATCGGAAGGGCACAAAAAACCAAGTGGCTGACCACCTGTCGCGGCTAGAAAATCATGAGCACATGGAGGAAGGTGGACAAATTAAGGAGACATTACCTGATGAGCACATTTTTGCCATCACACATGACACTGCCCTATGGTATGTGGATTATGTGAACTATCTTGTGAGTAGAGTTCTCCCCCTTGAAATCCAATCTGAGGCCAGGAAAACTTTTACTACTGGGATGAGTCATTCTTGTACAGCTAGTATGTTGATCAATTGATGAGGAGATGCATTCCTGAAAAAAGAGGTGGAACAAGTTTTGTATGACCGCCATGCCTCGCCATATGGGTTCCATCATGGAGGCGATAGGACGATTGCAAAGGTGTTTCAGTGGGGGTTCTATTGGCCAACATTGTTTAAGGATGCTCATGCATTTGTTAAGAAGTGTGACCAGTGTCACAGAACAGGAACAATCACAAGAAGGCAggagatgcctttgaataatatcatggaGGTAgagatttttgatgtgtggggcatgaACTTCATGAGATAATTCCCATTATTTATAGCAAACAAGTAAATTTTTCTAGCATTGgactacgtgtccaaatgggtggagGCTGTTGCATTTCCGACCAATGACGCTAAGGTAGTGGCCACTTTTGTGAAGGACATATTCTCAAGGTTTAGGACTCCACGTGCTTTGATTAGTGATGAAGGAACACATTTCTGCAATCGGTTGCTGAATAACCTTCTAGCCAAATATGGGGTTCACTATAGAGTTGCCACTACGTATCATCCGCAAATAAGGGGACAAGCTGAGGTATCCAATAGGTAAATAAAGAAAATACTAGAAAAATAATGAGTGTAAACAGGAAGGATTGGGCTGCAGATGATTCCTTGTGGGCATATAGAGTTGCATACAAAATGCCAAGTGGGGCATCTCTGTAAAAGCTTATGTATGGGAAGACATGTCACTTGCCGATTAAACTTG contains:
- the LOC142177084 gene encoding uncharacterized protein LOC142177084, whose protein sequence is MCDASNYAIGAVLDQRKLKMFYSICYASKTLDDAQMNYTTIDKDLLAVVWKFDIKIRDRKGTKNQVADHLSRLENHEHMEEGGQIKETLPDEHIFAITHDTALWYVDYVNYLVSRVLPLEIQSEARKTFTTGMSHSCTATLDYVSKWVEAVAFPTNDAKVVATFVKDIFSRFRTPRALISDEGTHFCNRLLNNLLAKYGVHYRVATTYHPQIRGQAEVSNRLKLFPGKLKSRWSGPFEVVNVNPYGTIVLRTLNGKRQFLVNGQRVKNYWGGVIDRQKSKVLLVDE